A region from the Coffea eugenioides isolate CCC68of chromosome 9, Ceug_1.0, whole genome shotgun sequence genome encodes:
- the LOC113782781 gene encoding uncharacterized protein LOC113782781, which yields MMTTIRSSLIHTNPRTAIFLIPINTKQHLSYPRSTFSSPVSSTLKATESLPGQKVTKHPSKIKPLSSSELLETKSRDEFPKVASHLVLLGAVTVGVALIVMGFDDDHKALAFGPEGPLVEEFWENMRRYALYALTVSTGFAYTVFQPILELLRNPVSAVLVLAIFGGSIYIVTQVLSAMVGVSDFSYDYSY from the coding sequence ATGATGACGACAATCCGATCTTCTTTGATACACACAAATCCCCGAACCGCAATATTCCTCATCCCTATCAATACCAAACAACACCTTAGTTACCCAAGAAGTACGTTTTCATCCCCTGTTTCCTCGACGCTTAAAGCCACAGAGAGCCTCCCTGGACAAAAAGTAACAAAGCATCCCAGCAAAATCAAACCGTTGAGTTCTTCAGAGCTACTAGAAACAAAATCCCGGGATGAATTTCCCAAAGTCGCATCACATCTTGTGTTGCTGGGAGCTGTAACAGTAGGAGTTGCACTTATTGTGATGGGCTTTGATGACGATCACAAGGCATTGGCTTTTGGTCCAGAAGGACCGCTGGTGGAGGAATTCTGGGAGAACATGAGGAGATATGCACTTTATGCTCTGACAGTCAGCACTGGATTTGCTTATACTGTTTTTCAGCCAATATTGGAGTTGCTAAGGAACCCCGTCTCTGCAGTTCTTGTTCTTGCTATTTTTGGAGGTTCTATTTACATCGTGACCCAGGTGCTGTCAGCAATGGTTGGTGTCTCAGATTTCAGTTATGACTATAGCTACTGA